The Microbulbifer sp. TB1203 nucleotide sequence ATTGAAACAGCAAGGATTATATCGCCATTGGGGCAGCTCTTCAGCGGTGGCCGATCACAGTCTACATATCCTAGATCAGCGCCAGCATTTACAGGCAAGCCATCTTCACAGGTTTCAATAGGAGCGTCACACTGAAATGTATCTGGATTCCAGGTATCACATTCCTCTGTGGAAAAATAAAGTTGTCCGGGAGTGGACCAAGAAACGTCGGTAGAGCAAGTTGAGTCATGGCCTGCATCAGGTATGCCAGTTGCCCCCGTTATCTGTCGTGCATAATGATCAGGATAGATCATTGAGCCTAAGGCCAAGCAAGCGGCGTCAGCAGAAGCGTAGAGATCAGTATTGAAGTCTCCATACTTCGCCCAATAGGACTGTGAAATTGCGGGCAGGCTAATCAGACTTAAGAAGAATACCCCAGATAACCACCGCAGAAACGAAACCCATAACATAAAAAGTCCAGTACCATAAGTGCAACATAATTAAAACCAAAAAAATGGGCGGGATAACCCGCCCGATGTTTTCAAGAACCTTTGCGGATAGCGGAAAGGAGAATTCCCGCACCCTTACGAGCCAGCAAAAGGCCTACCATTGCAATCGCAATAGTGCCGATGGCGGCAATTATAAGTGACCAGTCAACAGCGCCGGTAATCGCGTCAATAGTTACTTGATCCATAATAAACTCCAAAACTAAAGTGTTTTAACTGCAAGGTATAATTGGCGAGCGGCGAAAGTAACTACCATACAAACCGAGAGACTACCGAAGCCCGCCGCGAACATCGCACCTAGCATTGCTGGTTCTAGCTGCGATGGATCGAAAGGGATGGAATAAGATGCAAACTCCCATCCCGTCGAACACTGTGGAGAGCCATTTGAATTGGATATCTCGCCGGCACATACAGCCAAATAGCTCATGGGTTTTACCTACCTAAGCGGCCTTAGATGCCGATGAGGCTGAAGTCTTCTGCCCCTTATCCAGGGGCATGAGAGTCAGCTCAAACGGATTGAGTTCGAGATTCTTGAACCGGCCCACGCGAAAGTTGCGAATATCCAACTCATAATCACCGACAGGAAATGCATCTGCCACACTACGTAGAGGTACCTCGATCTCTTGAGGAAAGGCGCCTCCAAAATGGGCATAGGCATTCTGGTAATAGCGGACACCGGTCTTTGTGGTGCGGCTTTGTGGCTGGTTGTGACCTTCAATAATACTGACTTTCAACATGATGTTTTCCTCGATAAAGTTTTAGTTTCTACAGCTTTCCCTTCATACGCAGTAAAGCGTCATCCAAAAATCTTTGTATTTGTCGCTTTCCTTCGTTATTCAGAGAGTCAACTCCATAGTCATACGCTTTGATAATAGCTA carries:
- a CDS encoding single-stranded DNA-binding protein; translated protein: MLKVSIIEGHNQPQSRTTKTGVRYYQNAYAHFGGAFPQEIEVPLRSVADAFPVGDYELDIRNFRVGRFKNLELNPFELTLMPLDKGQKTSASSASKAA